CCAGGCCTTGTTCGGCTTGCTGTTGTAGGCTTCGATCAGCCCGGCCAGAAGTTGCTCCAGCGCCTCGGAATTGGCCAGTTCGGCTTCGCGCAGGGTCAGGCTGGCGGGCTGACCGTCAGGCTTCTTGTGAATCTGATGAACGATGCTGTTATCGATGGGCATGGTGTCTCTTCTGATCGGGTGTGCCGGGGCGCCTGGGCATGAAAAAGCGGCCGACGTACATGTCGGCCGCTGCGTGCCTACAGGCTGGCGATATGCGTGCGTTGTTCACTGAGCTGCACCAGCGCCTTCTCGGCGTCGCTGAGCTTGGCGCGTTCCTTGTCGATCACCGCCGGTGGGGCCTTGTCGACAAAGCCGGCGTTGGACAGCTTGCCGCCGATGCGTTTGACTTCTCCTTCCAGACGCACGATCTCCTTGTCCAGACGCGCCAGCTCGGCGGTCTTGTCGATCAGTCCGGCCATGGGTACCAGTACTTCCAGCTCGCCTACCAGCGCGGTAGCGGACAGCGGCGCCTCTTCACCTTCAGCCAATACACGGATGGAGGAGAGTTTGGCCAGCTTTTTCAGGAACGTATCGTTCTCGGTCAGACGGCGCTGGTCTTCACTGCCGGCCTTGCGCAGCAGCAGTTCCAGTTCCTTGCCTGGTGCCACGTTCATTTCGCCGCGGATGTTACGCACGCTAAGAATCAGCGCCTTGAGCCATTCGATATCGCCTTCGGCGGCGGCATCGATGCGCTCTTCATTGGCCACTGGCCAGGGTTGCAGCATGATCGTTGGGCCAGCTTTGCCGGCCATGGGCGCAATACGCTGCCAGATTTCTTCGGTGATAAAGGGCATGAAGGGGTGCGCCAGGCGCAGCGCCACTTCCAGTACCCGCACCAGCGTGCGGCGCGTGCCGCGCTGGCGCTCGGCCGGAGCGTTCTCGTCCCAGAGTACCGGTTTGGACAGCTCCAGATACCAGTCGCAGTACTGGTTCCAGATAAATTCGTAGAGTGCGGTGGCGGCCAGATCAAAGCGGAACTGGTCGAGCTGACGGGTGACTTCAGCTTCGGTGCGTTGCAGTTGCGAGATAATCCAGCGGTCGGCCAGGGTCAACTCAACCGGTTCGTCGTTGACGGTCGCTTCCGGCATCCTGCCTCCCCCGACACTCGCACTTCCCTGTGCAGCGCCACAATCCTTATCCTCGCACTGCATCATCACATAGCGCGCGGCGTTCCAGATCTTGTTGCAGAAGTTGCGGTAGCCCTCGACGCGGCCCATGTCGAACTTGATATCGCGGCCGGTTGAGGCCAGCGAGCAGTTGGTAAAGCGCAGTGCGTCGGTGCCGTAGGCGGCTATGCCGTCGGGGAATTCGGCGCGGGTCTGCTTCTCGATCTTGTCTGCCAGTTTGGGCTGCATCATGCCGCTGGTGCGCTTGCTGACCAGGGATTCCAGATCGATGCCGTCAATGATATCCAGCGGATCCAGAACGTTGCCCTTGGATTTGGACATCTTCTGGCCCTGGCCATCGCGCACCAGACCATGCACATATACCGTCTTGAACGGAATCTGCGCGGTGCCGTCGTCATGCTTCATCAGGTGCATGGTCAGCATGATCATCCGCGCGACCCAGAAGAAGATGATGTCGAAGCCGGTGACCAGCACATCGGTCGGGTGGAAGGTCTTCAGGGCGTCGGTCTGTTCGGGCCAGCCGAGGGTGGAGAAGGTCCACAGGCCGGAGCTGAACCAGGTATCCAGTACGTCTTCATCCTGGCGTAGCGGGGCATCGCCGAGATTATGTTTGGCGCGTACCTCGGCTTCATCGCGGCCGACGTAGACTTTGCCGGACTCGTCATACCAGGCCGGAATGCGGTGGCCCCACCAGAGCTGGCGCGAGATGCACCAGTCCTGAATGTCGCGCATCCAGGAGAAATACATGTTTTCGTACTGCTTGGGCACGAACTGGATGCGGCCATCTTCCACCGCAGCAATCGCCTGTTCGGCCAGCGGCTTGGTGGAGACATACCATTGATCGGTGAGCCAGGGCTCGATCACCACGCCGGAACGGTCGCCCTTGGGTACCTTGAGTGCGTGCGGCTCGATTTTTTCCAGCAGATCCGCAGCCTCCAGGTCGGCGACGATTCGCTTGCGCGCCTCGAACCGATCCAGGCCGGCATAGGCCTCCGGCAGGCTGGCGTCCAGGTCGGTATTGAGGCTGCCGCCGATATTGAAAATCTGCGCGCTGGCGAGAATCGCCGCATCTTTGTCGAGGATGTTGATCAGCGGCATTGCGTGACGCTTGCCGACTTCATAGTCATTGAAATCGTGGGCTGGGGTGATCTTTACACAGCCGGTACCAAACTCGGGATCGCAGTAATCGTCGCCGACAATCGGGATGCGGCGGCCAACCAGTGGCAAGTCGATAAACTTGCCAATCAGGGCCTGATAGCGCTCGTCATCGGGATTAACCGCAACAGCGGTATCGCCCAGCATGGTTTCCGGTCGCGTAGTGGCGACAATCAGATGATCCTTGCCGTCCGCGGTTTTCTCGCCATCGGCCAGCGGATAACGCAGGTGCCAGAGCGAGCCGGTCTCGTCATGGTTTTCCACTTCCAGATCGGAAATCGCCGTGTGCAAGGTCGGGTCCCAGTTAACCAGGCGCTTGCCGCGGTAGATCAGCCCATCATCATGCAAACGAACGAAGGCTTCCTTCACCGCGTTGGACAAACCCTCGTCCATGGTGAAGCGCTCGCGGCTCCAGTCTACCGAGCTGCCCAGCCGGCGGATCTGACGGGTGATATTGCCGCCGGACTCTTCCTTCCATTCCCAGACCTTGTCCAGAAACTTGTCACGGCCCAGATCATGCCGGCTCACACCCTGAGCGCCCAGCTGCCGCTCGACGACCATCTGCGTAGCAATGCCGGCGTGGTCGGTACCCGGCTGCCATAACGTATTGCGACCCTGCATGCGGCGGAAGCGAATCAACGCATCCATGATCGAGTTGTTGAAACCGTGGCCCATATGCAGGCTGCCAGTCACGTTCGGCGGCGGCAGGGCAATGGTGTAGGACTCGCCTGAGCCCTGGGGAGCGAAGTAGTTGTTCTGCTCCCAGGTCTGGTACCAGGAGGTTTCAATGGCGTTGGGCTGGTAAGTCTTGTCCATGGGTGTTCTGGGTGTCCGGATGTTGGGTGAGCGAGTGATTAGCCGCACTTGCAAGAGGGTGCGACTGTCGCGCAAACGAGCATTATAGCGGTCTGGGGCAGGTCAGGCCCAGTCTGATGCGTTATTTCATTTGTTCCTGAACCATCTGCTCAAGCTTTTCCCGCAGCCGGTTGCGCAGTTCGGCTTCTATGGTAGGAATCAGATCGTCGATCACGTCTTGCAGAATCAACTGCGCTTCGGCGTGCAGGCGAGCTTCCATGCGTAACTGCCGGGCACCGGCCTGGACGTCAGGCGGGGTGCCGAAATGCTTGGTCGAATAAACGGGTGGTGGGCTGACCAGGGTGCTGGTGTGCTGCATGCCGGGTTTGGGGGCTGGCGGGATATGGCCAGCCATCAGGCGATCCAGTTGCACCCGCTCTTCTGCGAGCCTGGCCAGTTGATCATAGGGTAAAAATGGATTGGGCTTGGGGCGTCCGGGTTGGTGCGCTGCTGCTTCGTCTTCGGCGGAGTGATGGTCAATCGGGGTAAGCGGCGCGGTCAGGTTCAGCCCTGGCGCATCGACAATCACGTCCTGCAGCAGCGGAATATCCAACTGATCGTCGGCGCTTGAGGAGTGTGCAGCCGCGCTCTGACTCTCGTCTTCCGGATGCTCGTCCAGCAGCGTACGGATGGACTCCAGATCCTTCAGGAGTCTTGAGGGTTCAGATGGGTCGCGCTGCGTCATGATTCATCCCGCTGTGCGTAACTGGTGGGTCTGCAGAGGATAGCCCCGTTCACGGTAGAAACGAAAGCGCTCACGTGCCGGAACGCGAACCGGGTCAAGTTCGATAACGATTTCAGCCAGGCGATTGAACTGGCTGAAAAACGCCGGACTCTCGTCAGCCAGGTTGATCAACAGATCGTGGTGGTCGCCGGCGTCATCGCCGCAGCCATAGACAACTTTGGCCTCAGGCTGTTCGGTGGCGCGGGCGTGGGGTAAAAAGGCATCGGCGCGAAAGCTCCAGAGCAATTCGTCCAGTGCCTGGGTCTGCTCCTCGTCGGTGCAGTGCAGATAGATTTGATGGCCCTTGTGCCAGGCTTTGTGCGCCAACCGGCAGGCGTATTCGAGTCGCTTTTGCGGTTCGCTGCTGGTCAACAGATAAAAGTCGATGCGGGTCATTGCGGTTCGCTGGATTAATGGAGCTGAGTCGCTGGCCGCGGGAAGCACCTACTGCTTCCCGCGGCCAGCTCTGGGTCAGGCTTTCACCTGGTTGAGCATATATTGAGTCAGCAGCGGTACCGGCCGGCCGGTGGCGCCTTTGTCCTTGCCGCCACTGGTCCAGGCGGTGCCTGCAATGTCCAGGTGCGCCCAGGGGTACGCCTTGGTAAAGCGCGAGAGGAAGCACGCCGCGGTAATGGTACCGGCCTTGGGGCCGCCGATATTGGCGATGTCGGCGAAGGGGCTGTCCAGCTGTTCCTGATATTCATCGAACAGCGGCAGTTGCCAGGCGCGGTCGTCGGCTTGTTGGCCGGCAGCCAGCAGTTGCTCGATCAGCGCGTCATTATTGCCCAGCAGGCCGGTGGTGTGGGCGCCAAGGGCTACCACACAGGCACCGGTCAGGGTGGCGATATCGACCACGCTGGCAGGCTTGAAGCGCTCGGCGTAGGTCAGGGCGTCGCACAATACCAGGCGTCCTTCGGCGTCAGTATTCAATACTTCAATCGTCTGACCAGACATGCTGGTGACAATATCCCCAGGCTTGGTCGCGGTGCCGCTGGGCATGTTCTCGGCAGCGACAACCAGGCACACCAGGTTGATCGGCAACTGCATGCTGACCACCGCCTTGACCACGCCGAATACGCTAGCAGCGCCACACATGTCGTATTTCATTTCGTCCATGGCAGCTGCGGGCTTGAGGCTGATGCCGCCGGTGTCAAAGGTAATGCCTTTGCCGACCAGCATGTGTGGCTTGTCTTTGGCCTTGCCACCCTGGTAGCTGAAGCGAATCAGCTTGGCGGGTTCGGCGCTACCGGCGCTTACCGAGAGCAGTGAACCCATGCCCAGGGCTTTCATGTCTTTCTCTTCGAGTACTTCAATCTCCAGCTCTTTATGCTGTTTACCCAGTGCTTTGGCTTCCTTGGCCAGATAGGTCGGCGTACAGATGTTACCTGGCAGGTTGCCCAGCGTGCGGGTCAGATCGGTACCGTCGCTGATCGCCTGACCGTGGCGTATAGCCAAGTTAAGTGCAGCTGCATCAGCTTTGTCATCCGACCACAGCAGGCATTTTTTCAGCCGTGAGGGCGTCGCTTTCTGGCTCTTGAACTGATCGAACTGATAAAGGCTTTCGCGCAGGGTTTCCACCAGTAGGCGGGTGCGCGCGTATATATCGCGGCCTTTTACTGCCAGTGCAGGTAGGGTCAGCAGCGCATCGGTGGCACCGCCTTCTTTGAGGGTGGCGGCAATTTTCTGCACCAGTTTGCGCAATGCGCGATCACCCAGCTCTTCATCTTTGCCGCGACCAATCACCAGTACGCGTTGCGCGGTGATGCCCGGCAGGCCGAACAGCATCAGGGTCTGGCCGGCCTTGCCGCTGATGTCGCCGTGCTTGATGGCAGCGCTGATCTGACCGTTGCAGGCGTCGTCCAGGGCCTTGACCGGACCGGCAAGGGTCTTCGCTTCGCTGAGGGTGACAACCAGACAGCCCGTCTTGATCGTTTCCAGTGTACCGTGCTTGACGTTGAACTCCATGGTGCTCCCCGAGACAAATGATGTGGTTTGACTGATAATACCCGCCCAGAACAAGCCTTATGCAGGGACTACCTTGCAGGACTTGAGGGGGCGCTTGCAACCAGCCGCGCTCTACCTGCATTCTGGCTTATTCCCGTGCCTTGAGCCAAGGAAGTTATCGTGATTGTGTTTCGTTATCTAAGCCGCGAGGTGTTGTTGACCCTGACTGCGGTCAGTGGCGTGCTGCTACTGATCATTATGAGCGGCCGCTTTATCAAGTACCTGGCCCAGGCTGCCGCCGGGCAATTGGACCCGAGCGTGCTGTTTCTGATCATGGGTTATCGTCTGCCCGGCTTTATGGTGCTGATTCTGCCGCTGGGCATGTTCCTGGGGATTCTGCTGGCTTACGGGCGCATGTATCTGGATAGCGAGATGACCGTGTTGTCGGTAACCGGCATCAGTGATCGCAAAATTATTGGCTACACCCAGGGCTCGGCACTGGCGGTAGCGCTGGTAGTTGGCTTTCTGAGTTTGTGGGTGGCGCCTTCAGGCGTGTTTAAAACGCAGCAACTGTTCAATGAGCAGGACGCGATGACCGAGTTTGACACTCTGGCCGCTGGGCGCTTTCAGTCATTGGGTAACGGGCAGCGGGTGACCTATGCCGGTGGGTTGTCAGCTGATCGGACGCAATTGCAGGAAGTATTCATCACCGAGCGTGCCGGTGATGTCGAGGAAGGGCGGGTTGGTGTGCTGGTAGCTGAAACCGGGCGCCAGCAGATGAATCCTGATGGCAGCCGCTACCTGATGCTTTATAACGGCTTTCGCTATGATGGCAAACCCGGCGCTGCGGATTTTCGCGCTATCCAGTACGACACCTATGGCGTGCTGTTGCCGCGCCCTGAAGTTGCTACCGAGGTCACCGACCGCGAAGCGATTCCCACCCTCGAGCTGTTCGGCCAGGCAGACATCCGCCTGCAGTCCGAACTGCAATGGCGCTTTTCACTACCGATTCTAGTCTTTGTTGTGGCCTTTTTTGCCGTGCCATTGGCGCGAGTCAACCCTCGCCAGGGACGCTTCCTCAAGCTGTTGCCGGCGGTCATGCTGTACATGGCCTACCTGGCTTTGCTGATCAGCGCTCGCAGCTGGATGGAGTCGGGCGCAGTGCCCGCCGCATTGGGCTTGTGGTGGGTACACCTGGTGTTTATCGGCGTTGGTCTGGCGCTTAATCGGGAGGCGCTGATGGCGCCGTCTTCGGCCGGGCCGGGCAAGGGAGGGCATCAGCATGCGCAAGCTTGATCGCTACATCGGCAGCACCGTACTGCTGAACATCGTGGTGGTGGCGATGATCATTCTAGGCCTGGATCTGTTGTTCGCCTTTATTGGTGAGCTGGACGATGTTGAGGGTAATTACAGCGCAATGGATGCGCTGACCTATACGCTATTTACCCTGCCCCGGCGCCTCTATGACATGTTGCCACTGGCGGCGCTGGTTGGTTGTCTTATCGGTCTGGGGACGCTGGCGAGCAACTCTGAATTGACCATCATGCGCGCAGCGGGCGTCTCCATTGCGCGCATTATTGGTGCGGTCATGAAGCCCTTGTTGGTGGTGATGCTCGCCGGGATTCTGCTTGGAGAATATGCTGCTCCGTACAGCGAAAATCTGGCAGAAAATCGCCGGGCTATCGCCCAGGGCAGTGATGGGGCATTCCAGTCGCGCGGGCTCTGGCACCGTGAAGGTGATGACTTTTTGCATATCAATGCAGTGCAGCCCGACGGTGAACTGGTGGGGGTGACGCGCTATCGCTTTGGCGAGGAGCGGCGCCTGTTGGAGGCCAGCTTTGCCAGCCGTGCCACAGTGCAAAGTGATCACTGGCTAATGCAGGACGTCGAGGCCACACGCTTTCAGGAGAACGGCAACAGTGAAGTATCGGTCAGTGCAGAAGAGCGCTGGGATGTGTTGCTCTCGGCCGAGCTGTTGCGGGTGGTGATGCTTGAGCCGGATGTGCTGTCATTGGCGGCTATCTGGCAGTATCAGGGGTATCTGGCCGAGCAGGGCTTGAATAACAGTCAGTACTGGCTGGCGTTCTGGAAAAAACTGCTCCAGCCGCTGGCTACCCTGGCGCTGGTGTTTGTGGCCATTTCCTTCGTCTTCGGCCCCTTGCGTTCGGTCACGCTGGGGCAGCGCATTTTTACCGGGGTGCTGGTTGGCTTCAGCTTCCAGATCTTGCAGGACCTGCTTGGGCCTTCAAGTCTGGTGTTCGGTTTTTCGCCGCTGATTGCGGTGTTGCTACCGATCGGGCTGCTGCTGGTGATGGGCGCCTGGCTGATGAAGCGGGCAGGGTAGAAACCTTCCGCGCCGGTTATTTTTTGTAGGTGCCCTTTGGCAAGGTAACCAGGCGCGTGCCAGAGGCTATGTCCTGCCAGGTGCGCGATTGTTTGTCCCAGAGCATCCACAGCAGACCCAGGCCGCCGCATAACCAGGCAGGCTGCGCGACCAGGAAACGAATGACCCCCTGCTTGCGGGTAATGGCATCGCCGTTGGGTTGTTCTAGCCGTATCCGCCATACCTGCATACCCAGCGTCTGCCCCTTGAGCGTCCAGAAGCTGAGATAAAACAACAGGCTGACGCCGATCAACAGCAGCCGCAGCAGGATGTCGCCATCCAGCATACCGCTGTCGGCCTGTTGCTGGACCTGCTCCGCGCCGCTGATGAGTATGCGTACACCCAGATAAGCAAAGGCGGTGACCATCCAGATGGCGATCAGCAGAAACAGGTCGTAGCCTATCGCGGCCAGACGCCGGATCAGGCCCGTGGCGGGGAAGTCGCCGACAGGTTGCAGTTGCTTGGCCTGCATGATTGCTCCAGAAAGCAGCTGTTGCCGCTTAACGCCGAGTAAGGGGGAATGTGGCAAAGCTGACGCCGGCCTGGCCGTGTTGCATCAGGGCGCGAATATTAGCGTGATCTTCACCATCTGGCGTGTTTAATACGGCCTGATAATGCTCGGCAAAGCACTGAAGTGCCTGTTGGTCGCTGAGTTGCTGATCTTTGGCCATGGCCAGAACCTTGCAGGAGCCCTGGTTTTGCTCGGCATCGTTGTGGACCGGGCCGTTGGTAAAAGCACTAGGTTGGTAGTGGTAATGCTCGGCTATAAACGCCAGCGTATCGGCGAAGCGGTACTCATCTGTGCCCAGTCGAGCCCTCAGTTGGTCGGCGGTCATCACTTCTCTGCTTTGCTTTGGGCTTGGTCGAGCGCAGCCTGTTGCTCAGGGCTGGCTTGCTTCTGGTACTTGGACTTCCACTCGGCGTAGGGCATGCCATAAATCTCTTCGCGTGCCTGGTCCAGCGACAGCTCTATATCCATGTCGTCGGCGGCGCTCTTGTACCATTTGGCCAGGCAGTTGCGGCAGAAGCCGGCTAGGGTCATCAGGTCGATGTTCTGCACATCCTTTCGGCTGCTCAGATGCCCGAGCAGAGTACGAAAGGCCGCCGCTTCAAGTTCAATGCGCTCTTGCTTGGTCATAATCAGCTCCGCTTGGTAGGGGACGTGTTCGCAGGGATGATACTGGGCCGTCGGCGCAGCGGCAATCTCGGGCTGTTATCAAGCTTCGCGGCTGTTGCTGAGTGTGACCGATACCGATTCGGCAAAGCGCAATGCATGCGGCTTGTCGACCTCGACCTCGGCATAACGCACTTGTGGATAGCTCATGACGAGATCGAGCAATTCCTGAGTCAAGCGCTCCAGCAGAGCAAAGCGGTTGTTTTCAACGTGGTTGATAATGGCTTTGGTAATGGTCCGGTAATTCAGCGCCTGTTCAATCTGGTTGCCCGCCACCGCATCACTGGCCGGATAGAGAATGCTCAGGTTTATTAGCACATCCTGCTTATTGCGGACTTCGTCGTCATTGATACCGATAAAGGTGCGCAGCATCAGATTCTTGACCCTGATGCGCGCCATACCGGGGGTCAATTGCGGCATCGGTTGCGACATTGTCAGCTACTCCGGGCGATCAGCTGGAGGAATTCCTGGCGGGTATTTACCGAATCGCGAAAGGCGCCGAGCATCACTGAACTGTGCATTGAGGAATTCTGTTTCTCCACACCGCGCATCATCATGCACATGTGCTTGGCCTCAATCACCACGGCGACACCCTTGGCATTGGTGACTGATAACAACGCATCAGCAATTTGTCGGGTCAGGTTTTCCTGAATCTGCAGGCGCCGGGCAAACATGTCGACAATCCGCGCGACCTTGGACAGGCCAATGACTTTGCCGGTAGGAATATAAGCCACATGCGCCTTGCCGATGAACGGCAGCAGGTGGTGCTCGCACAGGGAGTAAAGTTCTATGTCCTTGACGATCACCATCTCGTCATTGGTGGAGTCGAACAGGGCGCCGTTGACGATCTCTTCCAGCGACTGATCATAACCACGGCAGAGAAACTGCATGGCTTTGGCGGCCCGCAGAGGGGTACCTTTCAGACCCTCACGCTGTGGATTTTCACCCAGATTGGTCAGGATCTCTTGGTAGTTCTGGGTCAGGTTCTCTAGGCTCATCTCTGGAGTCTCGTCGTGTGTCATTTCAAATGCCTGCCGCCATTGAGGCTCAGGCTGGTTCCGGTTACGTAGTTATTGTCCAACAGGTAGCGTATCGACTGATACACGACCTCCGGGCCGGGCTCGATACCCAGCGCCGATTTCTCCAGTGCCCGCGTGCGGTAAGCCTGGTCATCCTCAGGGTTGAACATGATCAGGGCGGGGGCGATGGCGTTGACTTTCACCTTGGGTGCCAGCCGCTTGGCAAACGACAGGGTGAGATTTTCCAATCCAGCCTTGCTCGCGCAATAGGCCGCATGCCGGCTACTTCCCCGTTGAGCGGCATAGTCAGTCAGATGGATAATGTCCGTCTGACAGTCGGGGTCAAGTAACTCGGCACTGGCATTGTTGATCATCATCGGTGCCTGCATATGCAGCATGAACATGGTCTGGAACGCGTCAACGCCCGCGTCGTCGTCCAGCCATAGCGAGGCGTTGTGGATGATTGCGCGTAGCCGCGGTGCCCGGCTTTTCAGGGTCGCGATAAACGCTTCAATCCCTGGCAGCGTGGAGAAATCCGCAATCATGACTTCGATCCCCTCTAGCGGAGAGGTCAGCCATTCCTCACGCTGGTAACGACAGGTAATGATCACATGATAGCCAGCCTCGACCAGGCGCTGCGCGCAGTGCAGCCCCACGCGCTGCGCTGCTCCGGTGATCAATATGCTTTGCTGCTCATTCATGGGTGTCTCGATATCCTCGGATAGAACCTGGCAGTCCCGAGCCGGGGGTACAGCGACAACGGCTCAGGGTTGCCAGATTCTGGAAAAAACTTATACCAACGCCTAAAGATGTACAACTACGTGCAGATATTTAGCTACAAATGGACTGTATCTGCACTATCATCCATTAAAAGAGGCGTTAATTTGCGTATAACGCAGCATATTTGTACAAGTATTCCTAACCTGGGCTTTTTTACAATGCAGGACAATACACATGATACAGGGCAA
This genomic stretch from Halopseudomonas pelagia harbors:
- a CDS encoding valine--tRNA ligase, coding for MDKTYQPNAIETSWYQTWEQNNYFAPQGSGESYTIALPPPNVTGSLHMGHGFNNSIMDALIRFRRMQGRNTLWQPGTDHAGIATQMVVERQLGAQGVSRHDLGRDKFLDKVWEWKEESGGNITRQIRRLGSSVDWSRERFTMDEGLSNAVKEAFVRLHDDGLIYRGKRLVNWDPTLHTAISDLEVENHDETGSLWHLRYPLADGEKTADGKDHLIVATTRPETMLGDTAVAVNPDDERYQALIGKFIDLPLVGRRIPIVGDDYCDPEFGTGCVKITPAHDFNDYEVGKRHAMPLINILDKDAAILASAQIFNIGGSLNTDLDASLPEAYAGLDRFEARKRIVADLEAADLLEKIEPHALKVPKGDRSGVVIEPWLTDQWYVSTKPLAEQAIAAVEDGRIQFVPKQYENMYFSWMRDIQDWCISRQLWWGHRIPAWYDESGKVYVGRDEAEVRAKHNLGDAPLRQDEDVLDTWFSSGLWTFSTLGWPEQTDALKTFHPTDVLVTGFDIIFFWVARMIMLTMHLMKHDDGTAQIPFKTVYVHGLVRDGQGQKMSKSKGNVLDPLDIIDGIDLESLVSKRTSGMMQPKLADKIEKQTRAEFPDGIAAYGTDALRFTNCSLASTGRDIKFDMGRVEGYRNFCNKIWNAARYVMMQCEDKDCGAAQGSASVGGGRMPEATVNDEPVELTLADRWIISQLQRTEAEVTRQLDQFRFDLAATALYEFIWNQYCDWYLELSKPVLWDENAPAERQRGTRRTLVRVLEVALRLAHPFMPFITEEIWQRIAPMAGKAGPTIMLQPWPVANEERIDAAAEGDIEWLKALILSVRNIRGEMNVAPGKELELLLRKAGSEDQRRLTENDTFLKKLAKLSSIRVLAEGEEAPLSATALVGELEVLVPMAGLIDKTAELARLDKEIVRLEGEVKRIGGKLSNAGFVDKAPPAVIDKERAKLSDAEKALVQLSEQRTHIASL
- a CDS encoding RDD family protein; amino-acid sequence: MQAKQLQPVGDFPATGLIRRLAAIGYDLFLLIAIWMVTAFAYLGVRILISGAEQVQQQADSGMLDGDILLRLLLIGVSLLFYLSFWTLKGQTLGMQVWRIRLEQPNGDAITRKQGVIRFLVAQPAWLCGGLGLLWMLWDKQSRTWQDIASGTRLVTLPKGTYKK
- the folM gene encoding dihydromonapterin reductase encodes the protein MNEQQSILITGAAQRVGLHCAQRLVEAGYHVIITCRYQREEWLTSPLEGIEVMIADFSTLPGIEAFIATLKSRAPRLRAIIHNASLWLDDDAGVDAFQTMFMLHMQAPMMINNASAELLDPDCQTDIIHLTDYAAQRGSSRHAAYCASKAGLENLTLSFAKRLAPKVKVNAIAPALIMFNPEDDQAYRTRALEKSALGIEPGPEVVYQSIRYLLDNNYVTGTSLSLNGGRHLK
- the lptG gene encoding LPS export ABC transporter permease LptG, which codes for MRKLDRYIGSTVLLNIVVVAMIILGLDLLFAFIGELDDVEGNYSAMDALTYTLFTLPRRLYDMLPLAALVGCLIGLGTLASNSELTIMRAAGVSIARIIGAVMKPLLVVMLAGILLGEYAAPYSENLAENRRAIAQGSDGAFQSRGLWHREGDDFLHINAVQPDGELVGVTRYRFGEERRLLEASFASRATVQSDHWLMQDVEATRFQENGNSEVSVSAEERWDVLLSAELLRVVMLEPDVLSLAAIWQYQGYLAEQGLNNSQYWLAFWKKLLQPLATLALVFVAISFVFGPLRSVTLGQRIFTGVLVGFSFQILQDLLGPSSLVFGFSPLIAVLLPIGLLLVMGAWLMKRAG
- a CDS encoding HopJ type III effector protein, which translates into the protein MTADQLRARLGTDEYRFADTLAFIAEHYHYQPSAFTNGPVHNDAEQNQGSCKVLAMAKDQQLSDQQALQCFAEHYQAVLNTPDGEDHANIRALMQHGQAGVSFATFPLTRR
- the folX gene encoding dihydroneopterin triphosphate 2'-epimerase; the encoded protein is MPQLTPGMARIRVKNLMLRTFIGINDDEVRNKQDVLINLSILYPASDAVAGNQIEQALNYRTITKAIINHVENNRFALLERLTQELLDLVMSYPQVRYAEVEVDKPHALRFAESVSVTLSNSREA
- a CDS encoding DUF1244 domain-containing protein; translated protein: MTKQERIELEAAAFRTLLGHLSSRKDVQNIDLMTLAGFCRNCLAKWYKSAADDMDIELSLDQAREEIYGMPYAEWKSKYQKQASPEQQAALDQAQSKAEK
- a CDS encoding DNA polymerase III subunit chi: MTRIDFYLLTSSEPQKRLEYACRLAHKAWHKGHQIYLHCTDEEQTQALDELLWSFRADAFLPHARATEQPEAKVVYGCGDDAGDHHDLLINLADESPAFFSQFNRLAEIVIELDPVRVPARERFRFYRERGYPLQTHQLRTAG
- the folE gene encoding GTP cyclohydrolase I FolE — encoded protein: MSLENLTQNYQEILTNLGENPQREGLKGTPLRAAKAMQFLCRGYDQSLEEIVNGALFDSTNDEMVIVKDIELYSLCEHHLLPFIGKAHVAYIPTGKVIGLSKVARIVDMFARRLQIQENLTRQIADALLSVTNAKGVAVVIEAKHMCMMMRGVEKQNSSMHSSVMLGAFRDSVNTRQEFLQLIARSS
- a CDS encoding leucyl aminopeptidase encodes the protein MEFNVKHGTLETIKTGCLVVTLSEAKTLAGPVKALDDACNGQISAAIKHGDISGKAGQTLMLFGLPGITAQRVLVIGRGKDEELGDRALRKLVQKIAATLKEGGATDALLTLPALAVKGRDIYARTRLLVETLRESLYQFDQFKSQKATPSRLKKCLLWSDDKADAAALNLAIRHGQAISDGTDLTRTLGNLPGNICTPTYLAKEAKALGKQHKELEIEVLEEKDMKALGMGSLLSVSAGSAEPAKLIRFSYQGGKAKDKPHMLVGKGITFDTGGISLKPAAAMDEMKYDMCGAASVFGVVKAVVSMQLPINLVCLVVAAENMPSGTATKPGDIVTSMSGQTIEVLNTDAEGRLVLCDALTYAERFKPASVVDIATLTGACVVALGAHTTGLLGNNDALIEQLLAAGQQADDRAWQLPLFDEYQEQLDSPFADIANIGGPKAGTITAACFLSRFTKAYPWAHLDIAGTAWTSGGKDKGATGRPVPLLTQYMLNQVKA
- the lptF gene encoding LPS export ABC transporter permease LptF, producing MIVFRYLSREVLLTLTAVSGVLLLIIMSGRFIKYLAQAAAGQLDPSVLFLIMGYRLPGFMVLILPLGMFLGILLAYGRMYLDSEMTVLSVTGISDRKIIGYTQGSALAVALVVGFLSLWVAPSGVFKTQQLFNEQDAMTEFDTLAAGRFQSLGNGQRVTYAGGLSADRTQLQEVFITERAGDVEEGRVGVLVAETGRQQMNPDGSRYLMLYNGFRYDGKPGAADFRAIQYDTYGVLLPRPEVATEVTDREAIPTLELFGQADIRLQSELQWRFSLPILVFVVAFFAVPLARVNPRQGRFLKLLPAVMLYMAYLALLISARSWMESGAVPAALGLWWVHLVFIGVGLALNREALMAPSSAGPGKGGHQHAQA